In the genome of Geoanaerobacter pelophilus, the window ATTTACCAATTCTGGACATGCTCAGTACCCCTTAAAAAAATTACCAAACCGTACAAATAAGCTCACCACCAACACCAGCTTCTCGTGCGGTCTTGTCTGTTATTATTCCCTTAGATGTGGACAGGACAGCAATTCCTAGCCCATTTTTAATTACAGGAATATCATCGTGCTTCACATATCTTCTGCTGCCAGGTTTACTAACTCGATTAATCTCGTTAATTACCGGGTCCTTTTCATCAATGAACTTTAAATAGACCCTTAGAGTTCCCTGCTTCTGGTCAGCAATTACTTTATAGTTCTTGATAAATCCCTCAGCACGCAGAACATTAACA includes:
- the rpsH gene encoding 30S ribosomal protein S8, giving the protein MSMTDPIADLLTRIRNGNLAKLQKVDIPSSNLKVSIVNVLRAEGFIKNYKVIADQKQGTLRVYLKFIDEKDPVINEINRVSKPGSRRYVKHDDIPVIKNGLGIAVLSTSKGIITDKTAREAGVGGELICTVW